Proteins from a genomic interval of Rosa chinensis cultivar Old Blush chromosome 2, RchiOBHm-V2, whole genome shotgun sequence:
- the LOC112184120 gene encoding chloroplastic group IIB intron splicing facilitator CRS2-B, chloroplastic, protein MFCPGFVHVNVLHLSYPRRPGRTRFLNKCSVSTSFSVQASLPENNDRFKVEYTPWMIVGLGNPGNKYHGTRHNVGFEMIDSISKMQGIVMNTIQSKALVGIGSIGEVPILVVKPQAYMNYSGEAVGPLAAYYQVPLHHILLVYDEMILPNGVSRLQPKGGHEN, encoded by the exons ATGTTTTGTCCTGGTTTTGTGCATGTAAACGTGTTGCATCTATCATATCCACGAAGACCCGGTAGAACTCGTTTTCTGAATAAGTGTTCAGTTTCAACAAGTTTTTCTGTACAAGCTTCCTTGCCGGAGAATAATGATAGATTTAAAGTGGAATACACTCCTTGGATGATTGTTGGATTGGGTAACCCTGGAAATAAGTACCATGGAACTAGGCACAAT GTTGGTTTTGAAATGATAGATAGTATTTCCAAAATGCAGGGCATTGTGATGAATACAATTCAGTCAAAGGCACTGGTTGGAATAG GTTCCATTGGAGAGGTACCAATTTTGGTGGTGAAGCCTCAAGCTTACATGAATTATAGTGGGGAAGCG GTTGGACCACTTGCAGCATATTATCAAGTACCTCTACATCATATATTATTG GTTTATGATGAGATGATCCTACCAAATGGTGTTTCAAGATTGCAGCCAAAAGGAGGACATGAAAACTAG